The following is a genomic window from Fundidesulfovibrio soli.
TCGACGGCTCCACCACCGTGCTGCCCGCCATGCAGAAGATCGTCGAGGCCTACATGAAGGCCAACCCCGGCGTGAACATCACCGTCTCCGGCGGCGGCTCCGGCAACGGCATCAAGGCCATCATCGACGGCACCACCGACATCGCCATGTCCTCGCGCGAGATGAAGCCCAAGGAATTCGACGCCGCCAAGGAAAAAGGCCGCGTGGTCAAGCCGGTGGAGATCGCCATGGACGCCCTGGCCCCCATCGTCAACCCGGCCAACCCCGTCACCAGCCTGACCGCCGAGCAACTCCAGGGCATCTACGCCGGCAAGATCAAGAATTGGAAGGAAGTGGGCGGCGACGACAAGGAGATCGTGGTCATCTCCCGCGATACCTCCTCCGGCACCTACGAAGCCTGGCAGGAGCTGATCATGAAGGACCAGAAGGTCACCCCCGCCGCCCTGCTGCA
Proteins encoded in this region:
- a CDS encoding PstS family phosphate ABC transporter substrate-binding protein, with the protein product MKKISAFLFAMLLMAGVAQAQSIRIDGSTTVLPAMQKIVEAYMKANPGVNITVSGGGSGNGIKAIIDGTTDIAMSSREMKPKEFDAAKEKGRVVKPVEIAMDALAPIVNPANPVTSLTAEQLQGIYAGKIKNWKEVGGDDKEIVVISRDTSSGTYEAWQELIMKDQKVTPAALLQASSGAVLQVVSKNKYAIAYDGYAYVNNTVKALKVNGVQGGEKSVADKSYPVSRPLFIILPESASADAKKFVDFIMDPAKGQKIIAEVGYFPVKK